One Deinococcus multiflagellatus DNA window includes the following coding sequences:
- the rpoB gene encoding DNA-directed RNA polymerase subunit beta, whose protein sequence is MSLSKKGPRIERFGDIADVIPLPNLTEIQVNSFKAFLQDDKAPDARDYTGLQSAFKEVFPIDETEKGRSTGLVLDFLEYRLGEPPYTPEECREKDVTYQAPMYAKLQLIHKDSGLIKEDQVFLGDLPLMTEDGSFVINGADRVIISQIHRSPGVYFTSSYKGIKKMYTGAIIPMPKRGPWIELEFAGGVLEMKVNKRKFPVAMLLRVLGYDDASLRALFTEFEPDMELPEDKSAGMGADEALLRLFTVLRPGDPPKRDKAIQYLYGLLADPRRYDLGEPGRFKMNTKLGVNRPERTLLNFQDGKFTDAGLVDTIRYLMALQYGRETVGMVDADGVITDVPVAEDDIDHLGNRRVRTVGELLADQLRVGMGRMARGVRERMLLGNPDAATPTKLVNNRPIVAAMREFFGRSQLSQFKDQTNPLSDLRHKRRISALGPGGLTRERAGFDVRDVHRTHYGRICPIETPEGANIGLISSLASYAKVNDLGFIEAPYRKVEGGRVTDDVVYMTADIEDRYTVAQANSPLNDDGTFSDERVLARRKGDPLWYTPEEVDYMDVSPKQIVSINTSLIPFLEHDDANRALMGSNMQSQAVPLVRADSPAVGTGVERRVVTDSGTSVVSDVTGRVTYVDARVIQVTLTEDAPSVGMNQGNVRTFELVRFTRSNQGTNLDQHPIVDIGDTVTAGQVIADGPASDLGRLALGQNITIAIMPFDGFNFEDAICISEGLVRKDFYTSVHIEKDEIEARDTKLGPEKITRDIPGLSEAALRDLDEDGIVRVGAEVKPGDILVGKTSFKGESEPTPEERLLRSIFGEKAREVKDTSLRVQSGQGGIVVKTVRFRRGDEGVDLKPGVREMVRVYVAQKRQLQVGDKVANRHGNKGVVSKIMAPEDMPYLEDGTPVDLVFNPLGVPSRMNLGQILETHLGEVARLTGQKFETPVFDSVTEATIKEMLEVAAAERIQARKDEGFELDKREQEVLDRAAKLGVIRDAQGDYEKAQMELSRTGKSVLYDGRTGEPISGPVVVGTMYVMKLYHMVEDKLHARSTGPYSLITQQPLGGKAQFGGQRFGEMEVWALEAYGAAHTLQEMLTIKSDDIDGRDAAYQSIVKGEEVSGSTIPESFKVLVKELHSLGLDVEVLDNGDRAVDIFEGMMPKR, encoded by the coding sequence ATGAGTTTGAGCAAAAAAGGGCCGCGCATTGAGCGGTTCGGTGACATCGCGGACGTCATTCCGCTGCCCAACCTGACCGAGATTCAGGTGAACTCCTTCAAGGCCTTCCTGCAAGACGACAAGGCGCCCGACGCCCGCGATTACACGGGTCTGCAGAGTGCGTTTAAAGAAGTCTTCCCAATCGACGAAACCGAAAAGGGCCGCTCCACGGGCCTCGTGCTGGACTTCCTGGAGTACCGCCTGGGCGAGCCGCCCTACACGCCCGAAGAGTGCCGTGAAAAGGACGTCACCTACCAGGCGCCCATGTACGCCAAGCTGCAGCTGATCCACAAGGACAGCGGCCTGATCAAGGAAGACCAGGTGTTCCTGGGCGACCTGCCCCTGATGACCGAGGACGGCTCGTTTGTGATCAACGGCGCCGACCGCGTGATCATCAGCCAGATTCACCGCTCCCCCGGCGTGTACTTCACCAGCTCCTACAAGGGCATCAAGAAGATGTACACCGGCGCGATCATTCCCATGCCCAAGCGCGGCCCCTGGATCGAACTGGAGTTCGCGGGTGGCGTACTGGAAATGAAGGTGAACAAGCGCAAGTTCCCCGTGGCGATGCTGCTGCGCGTGCTGGGCTACGACGACGCCAGCCTGCGCGCCCTGTTCACGGAGTTCGAGCCGGACATGGAACTGCCCGAGGACAAGAGTGCGGGCATGGGCGCGGATGAAGCCCTGCTGCGCCTGTTCACGGTGCTGCGCCCCGGTGACCCGCCCAAGCGCGACAAGGCCATTCAGTACCTGTACGGCCTGCTGGCCGACCCCCGCCGCTACGACCTGGGCGAGCCCGGCCGCTTTAAGATGAACACCAAGCTGGGCGTGAACCGCCCCGAGCGCACCCTGCTGAACTTCCAGGACGGCAAGTTCACGGACGCCGGTCTGGTGGACACCATCCGCTACCTGATGGCGCTGCAGTACGGCCGCGAGACCGTGGGCATGGTGGACGCCGACGGCGTGATCACCGATGTGCCCGTGGCCGAGGACGACATTGACCACCTCGGCAACCGCCGCGTGCGCACCGTGGGCGAACTGCTGGCCGACCAGCTGCGCGTGGGCATGGGCCGCATGGCGCGCGGCGTGCGCGAGCGCATGCTGCTGGGCAACCCCGACGCCGCGACCCCCACCAAGCTGGTGAACAACCGCCCCATCGTGGCGGCCATGCGCGAGTTCTTCGGCCGCAGCCAGCTGTCGCAGTTCAAGGACCAGACCAACCCCCTGTCGGACCTGCGCCACAAGCGCCGCATCTCTGCGCTGGGGCCGGGCGGTCTGACCCGCGAGCGCGCCGGCTTCGACGTGCGCGACGTGCACCGGACCCACTACGGCCGCATCTGCCCGATTGAAACGCCCGAAGGCGCCAACATCGGCCTGATCTCCTCGCTGGCTTCCTACGCCAAGGTGAACGACCTGGGCTTTATTGAAGCGCCCTACCGCAAGGTGGAGGGTGGCCGCGTGACCGACGACGTGGTCTACATGACCGCCGACATTGAAGACCGTTACACCGTGGCGCAGGCGAACAGCCCGCTCAATGACGACGGCACTTTCAGCGACGAGCGCGTGCTGGCCCGCCGCAAGGGTGACCCGCTGTGGTACACCCCCGAAGAAGTGGACTACATGGACGTCTCGCCCAAGCAGATCGTCTCGATCAACACGTCCCTGATTCCCTTCCTGGAGCACGACGACGCCAACCGCGCCCTGATGGGTTCGAACATGCAGTCGCAGGCCGTGCCGCTGGTGCGGGCCGACAGCCCCGCCGTGGGCACGGGTGTGGAGCGCCGCGTGGTGACCGACAGCGGCACGAGCGTGGTCAGCGACGTGACGGGCCGCGTGACCTACGTGGACGCCCGCGTGATTCAGGTGACCCTGACCGAGGACGCCCCCAGCGTGGGCATGAATCAGGGCAACGTGCGCACCTTTGAACTCGTGCGCTTTACCCGCTCCAACCAGGGCACCAACCTCGACCAGCACCCCATCGTGGACATTGGCGACACCGTGACCGCTGGGCAAGTGATCGCCGACGGTCCTGCCAGCGACCTGGGCCGCCTCGCGCTGGGCCAGAACATCACCATCGCCATCATGCCGTTTGACGGCTTCAACTTCGAAGACGCCATCTGCATCTCTGAGGGGCTGGTGCGCAAGGACTTCTACACCTCGGTCCACATTGAAAAGGACGAGATCGAAGCCCGCGACACCAAGCTGGGGCCGGAAAAGATCACCCGCGACATCCCCGGTCTGAGTGAAGCCGCGCTGCGCGACCTCGACGAGGACGGCATCGTGCGCGTGGGCGCCGAGGTCAAACCCGGCGACATTCTGGTCGGCAAGACCAGCTTCAAGGGCGAGAGCGAGCCCACCCCCGAGGAGCGCCTGCTGCGCTCGATCTTCGGTGAAAAGGCCCGCGAAGTGAAGGACACCTCGCTGCGCGTGCAGTCCGGCCAGGGCGGCATCGTGGTGAAGACCGTGCGCTTCCGCCGCGGTGACGAAGGCGTGGACCTGAAGCCCGGCGTGCGCGAAATGGTGCGCGTGTACGTGGCCCAGAAGCGCCAGCTGCAGGTGGGCGACAAGGTGGCCAACCGCCACGGGAACAAGGGCGTGGTCTCCAAGATCATGGCCCCCGAGGACATGCCCTACCTGGAAGACGGCACCCCCGTGGACCTCGTGTTCAACCCGCTGGGCGTGCCCAGCCGCATGAACCTGGGCCAGATTCTGGAAACCCACCTGGGTGAAGTGGCGCGCCTGACCGGCCAGAAGTTCGAAACCCCCGTGTTCGACTCGGTGACCGAGGCGACCATCAAGGAAATGCTGGAAGTGGCCGCCGCCGAGCGCATCCAGGCCCGCAAGGACGAAGGCTTCGAGCTCGACAAGCGCGAGCAGGAAGTGCTGGACCGCGCCGCCAAGCTGGGCGTCATCCGTGACGCGCAGGGCGATTACGAGAAAGCCCAGATGGAACTGTCGCGCACCGGCAAGAGCGTGCTGTACGACGGCCGCACCGGCGAGCCCATCTCGGGCCCCGTGGTGGTCGGCACCATGTACGTGATGAAGCTGTACCACATGGTGGAAGACAAGCTCCACGCCCGCTCCACCGGCCCGTACAGCCTGATTACCCAGCAGCCGCTGGGCGGCAAGGCGCAGTTCGGCGGTCAGCGCTTCGGGGAAATGGAAGTGTGGGCGCTGGAAGCGTACGGCGCCGCGCACACCCTGCAAGAAATGCTGACGATCAAGTCCGACGACATTGACGGCCGTGACGCCGCTTACCAGAGCATCGTCAAGGGCGAGGAAGTCTCGGGCAGCACCATCCCCGAGTCCTTCAAGGTGCTCGTGAAAGAGCTGCACTCGCTGGGTCTGGACGTGGAAGTCCTCGACAACGGCGACCGCGCCGTGGACATCTTTGAAGGAATGATGCCGAAACGCTGA
- a CDS encoding helix-turn-helix transcriptional regulator, which translates to MSNHLRRLRFEAGEMTQQQLAQQVGVTRQTVIAIEGGKYAPSLELAFKLAAALGRPLEQVFQYQPEG; encoded by the coding sequence GTGAGCAACCACCTTCGCCGCCTGCGCTTTGAAGCGGGCGAGATGACCCAACAGCAACTGGCCCAGCAGGTGGGCGTGACCCGCCAGACCGTGATTGCCATTGAAGGCGGCAAGTATGCGCCGTCGCTGGAACTGGCCTTTAAGCTGGCCGCGGCGCTGGGCCGGCCGCTGGAGCAGGTGTTCCAGTATCAGCCTGAGGGCTAG
- a CDS encoding DUF2239 family protein — protein sequence MTQHTYTAFLGPQRLATGPLPETLRAVKAALDALAGPRTQPLIVFNDETGRPADFDWRGTVDEVLARHAPGAKAGPGRPKLGVVSREVSLLPRHWDWLESHPNGASAALRRLIDEARKADPEGERRRMASLAADRFLTVMGGDLAGAEDASRALYAGDRAAFEAQVAGWPEDLRLHALYLAAPAFGAAP from the coding sequence ATGACCCAGCACACCTATACCGCTTTCCTGGGTCCGCAGCGGCTGGCCACCGGGCCACTGCCCGAGACGCTGCGGGCCGTCAAAGCCGCGCTGGACGCCCTGGCCGGCCCCCGCACCCAGCCCCTGATCGTGTTCAACGATGAAACGGGCCGCCCGGCCGATTTCGACTGGCGCGGCACCGTGGACGAGGTGCTGGCCCGGCATGCCCCCGGCGCCAAGGCGGGCCCCGGGCGGCCCAAGCTGGGGGTGGTGTCTCGCGAGGTCTCGCTGCTGCCCCGGCACTGGGACTGGCTGGAAAGCCATCCCAACGGCGCCTCCGCCGCGCTGCGCCGCCTGATTGACGAGGCCCGCAAAGCCGACCCCGAAGGCGAGCGCCGCCGCATGGCCAGCCTCGCTGCCGACCGCTTCCTGACGGTGATGGGCGGCGACCTCGCCGGGGCCGAGGACGCCAGCCGCGCCCTGTACGCCGGGGACCGCGCGGCCTTCGAGGCCCAGGTGGCAGGGTGGCCCGAGGACCTGCGCCTGCACGCGCTGTATCTGGCCGCCCCCGCCTTCGGAGCGGCCCCATGA
- a CDS encoding GIY-YIG nuclease family protein — MTVKDRRAARTFTPRMGVYRITHLPSGRTLLGSSPHVEGQLNRIRFELELRGHRHAQLQRDWAADGPESFRFEVLDDLPPQRPGEDPQDDLKELLALWQEKLNIPAHQRY; from the coding sequence ATGACCGTCAAGGACCGCCGCGCTGCCCGGACGTTCACCCCGCGTATGGGGGTGTACCGGATTACCCATCTGCCCTCGGGGCGGACCTTGCTGGGCAGCAGTCCACATGTGGAGGGGCAGCTGAACCGCATTCGCTTTGAGCTGGAGCTGCGTGGGCACCGCCACGCGCAGCTCCAGCGCGACTGGGCCGCCGATGGCCCCGAAAGTTTCCGTTTTGAAGTGCTGGATGACCTGCCGCCGCAGCGTCCCGGCGAAGACCCCCAGGACGACCTGAAGGAGTTGCTTGCGCTATGGCAGGAGAAGCTGAACATTCCGGCCCACCAGCGGTACTGA
- a CDS encoding variant leucine-rich repeat-containing protein, whose translation MAGEAEHSGPPAVLTLAPGTTAAELERLAQGAPPELRAAIAAHPNTPPALLEDLAATFPAQVLANPALPLLRLAHPRLLLDVPLHTLLRLLSQPDAPSWLLRHALIASAIEIQAAAAAHPALTAHQIDQMVGHPAWQVRARIAARPELPPALIARLAGDADYGVRMYIAARTDLPPVVAQQLAADPSVFVRQVLVRAQQSGLAAFVLGLCLLPWS comes from the coding sequence ATGGCAGGAGAAGCTGAACATTCCGGCCCACCAGCGGTACTGACGCTGGCGCCCGGCACCACGGCGGCCGAACTGGAGCGCCTGGCGCAGGGGGCGCCCCCTGAACTGCGCGCCGCCATTGCCGCGCACCCCAACACGCCGCCCGCGTTGCTGGAAGACCTAGCGGCCACCTTCCCGGCCCAGGTGCTGGCCAACCCGGCGCTGCCGCTGCTGCGCCTGGCGCACCCCCGGCTGCTGCTGGACGTGCCGCTGCACACCCTGTTGCGCCTGCTCTCCCAGCCCGACGCCCCCTCGTGGCTGCTGCGGCACGCCCTGATCGCCTCGGCCATCGAGATCCAGGCGGCGGCGGCGGCCCACCCAGCCCTCACCGCCCACCAGATAGACCAGATGGTGGGTCATCCGGCGTGGCAGGTGCGCGCGCGGATTGCGGCCCGGCCCGAGTTGCCCCCCGCCCTGATTGCCCGGCTGGCCGGCGACGCCGACTACGGGGTGCGCATGTACATCGCCGCCCGCACAGACCTGCCCCCGGTGGTGGCCCAGCAACTGGCGGCCGATCCTTCGGTGTTTGTGCGGCAGGTGCTGGTGCGCGCGCAGCAGAGCGGGCTGGCCGCCTTTGTGCTGGGCTTGTGCCTGCTGCCCTGGAGCTGA
- the rplL gene encoding 50S ribosomal protein L7/L12: protein MAYDKQALIDQLGQLTIMELADLIDGLKETWGVTAAVAAGPAAGPAAAVEEKTEFDVVLVDAGASKINVIKEIRAITGLGLKEAKDMSEKGGVLKEGASKDDAEKIKAQLEAAGAKVELK from the coding sequence ATGGCTTACGACAAACAAGCGCTCATCGACCAGCTCGGCCAGCTCACCATCATGGAACTCGCGGACCTCATCGACGGTCTGAAGGAAACCTGGGGCGTGACTGCCGCCGTGGCCGCCGGCCCCGCCGCTGGCCCCGCCGCCGCTGTGGAAGAGAAGACCGAATTTGACGTGGTGCTGGTGGATGCCGGCGCCAGCAAGATCAACGTCATTAAGGAAATCCGCGCCATCACCGGCCTGGGCCTGAAGGAAGCCAAGGACATGAGCGAGAAGGGCGGCGTGCTGAAGGAAGGCGCCAGCAAGGACGACGCCGAGAAGATCAAGGCCCAGCTGGAAGCCGCTGGCGCCAAGGTCGAACTGAAGTAA
- the rplJ gene encoding 50S ribosomal protein L10: MANEKNQQTLSALTGSLSGVESFYVVDYQGLTAGQLSKLRKDIREKGGQLIVAKNTLINLALQGDGRDFSDALKGPSAIVVAQDDPAGVAKALSDAAKGNDKGIPAVKAGLVEGNRVDVKVIERLASLGSKQSLQGELVGVLSAHLSNFVGILEAYKEKLEGQGA, translated from the coding sequence GTGGCGAACGAAAAGAACCAGCAGACCCTCAGCGCCCTGACGGGCAGCCTCTCGGGCGTCGAGTCGTTTTACGTCGTCGACTACCAGGGCCTGACCGCCGGTCAGCTGAGCAAACTGCGCAAGGACATCCGTGAAAAGGGTGGGCAGCTGATTGTTGCCAAGAACACCCTGATCAACCTCGCCCTTCAGGGCGACGGCCGTGACTTCAGCGACGCGCTGAAGGGCCCCAGCGCCATCGTGGTGGCGCAGGACGATCCCGCCGGGGTCGCCAAGGCCCTGAGCGACGCCGCCAAGGGCAACGACAAGGGCATTCCCGCCGTGAAGGCTGGTCTTGTTGAAGGCAACCGCGTGGACGTCAAGGTGATTGAGCGTCTGGCGAGCTTGGGCAGCAAGCAGAGCCTGCAGGGCGAGCTGGTGGGCGTGCTCAGCGCGCACCTCAGCAACTTCGTGGGCATCCTCGAAGCGTACAAAGAAAAACTCGAAGGCCAGGGCGCTTAA
- the rplA gene encoding 50S ribosomal protein L1 encodes MPKRGKRYEALAAKVDRKKQYTIDEAAALVKDLATAKFDETVEVHFRLGIDPRKSDQNVRGTVALPHGTGKTVRVAVITKGDNVQAAEAAGADVVGSEDLIERIAGGFMDFDAVVATPDMMAQVGQKLARLLGPRGLLPNPKSGTVGPDVTGMVKGLKAGRIEFRNDKTGVVHAPIGKASFEPGNLSANYTALVSALEAAKPGSAKGVFLRSAFLTTTMGPSIELTLSSTSA; translated from the coding sequence ATGCCTAAGCGTGGCAAGCGCTACGAAGCGCTGGCGGCCAAAGTGGACCGCAAGAAGCAGTACACCATCGACGAAGCCGCCGCCCTGGTCAAGGACCTGGCGACCGCCAAGTTCGACGAGACCGTGGAAGTGCACTTCCGCCTCGGCATTGACCCCCGCAAGAGCGACCAGAACGTGCGTGGCACGGTGGCGCTGCCCCACGGCACCGGCAAGACCGTGCGCGTGGCCGTGATCACCAAGGGCGACAACGTGCAGGCCGCCGAAGCCGCGGGCGCCGATGTGGTGGGCAGCGAGGACCTGATCGAGCGCATTGCCGGCGGGTTCATGGACTTCGACGCCGTGGTCGCCACCCCCGACATGATGGCGCAGGTGGGCCAGAAGCTCGCCCGTCTGCTCGGGCCGCGCGGCCTGCTGCCCAACCCCAAGAGCGGCACCGTGGGCCCCGACGTGACCGGTATGGTCAAGGGCCTCAAGGCCGGCCGCATCGAGTTCCGCAACGACAAGACCGGCGTGGTGCACGCGCCCATCGGCAAGGCCAGCTTTGAGCCCGGCAACCTCAGCGCCAACTACACCGCCCTGGTGAGCGCGCTGGAAGCCGCCAAGCCCGGCAGCGCCAAGGGCGTGTTCCTGCGCAGCGCCTTCCTGACCACCACCATGGGCCCCAGCATCGAGCTGACCCTCAGCAGCACCAGCGCCTAA
- the rplK gene encoding 50S ribosomal protein L11, which produces MKKVAGLVKLQLPAGKATPAPPVGPALGQYGANIMEFTKAFNAQTADKGDAIIPVEITIYADRSFTFITKTPPMSYLIRKAAGLQKGSATPNKAKVGKLSWDQVLEIAKTKMPDLNAGSVEAAANTVAGTARSMGVTIEGAPNA; this is translated from the coding sequence ATGAAGAAAGTCGCAGGGTTAGTCAAACTGCAACTCCCGGCGGGCAAGGCCACCCCGGCCCCCCCCGTGGGTCCCGCGCTGGGTCAGTACGGCGCGAACATCATGGAGTTCACGAAGGCGTTCAACGCGCAGACGGCCGACAAGGGTGACGCGATCATCCCCGTCGAGATCACGATCTACGCGGACCGCTCGTTTACCTTCATCACCAAGACCCCTCCCATGAGCTACCTGATCCGCAAGGCCGCTGGCCTGCAGAAAGGCAGCGCGACCCCCAACAAGGCCAAGGTCGGCAAGCTCAGCTGGGATCAGGTGCTGGAAATCGCCAAGACCAAGATGCCCGACCTGAACGCGGGCAGCGTGGAAGCCGCCGCCAACACCGTGGCCGGCACCGCCCGCTCCATGGGCGTGACCATTGAGGGGGCCCCCAATGCCTAA